A window of Jannaschia sp. M317 contains these coding sequences:
- a CDS encoding DUF2218 domain-containing protein gives MNARTTFKTEHAQRYLGTLCKHFGHKVPVQRDGKHGRIDLPFGQCELAANADALDMKVSAETKADLDKTAHVIGSHLERFAFRENPQIEWHRATPLTP, from the coding sequence ATGAACGCACGAACGACGTTCAAGACAGAGCATGCGCAACGCTACCTCGGCACCCTTTGCAAGCACTTTGGCCACAAGGTTCCGGTGCAACGGGACGGCAAGCACGGCCGGATAGATCTGCCGTTCGGGCAGTGCGAACTGGCGGCGAATGCAGACGCGCTGGACATGAAGGTTTCCGCCGAAACCAAAGCTGACCTCGACAAGACGGCCCACGTCATCGGCAGCCACCTCGAACGCTTTGCCTTTCGCGAGAACCCGCAGATCGAGTGGCACCGCGCAACACCGCTCACCCCGTGA
- a CDS encoding LysR family transcriptional regulator, with translation MIDHLKHMAVFARVVDKGSFRAAARDIGVAPSRVSQTITDLESYLGTTLLYRTTRKLALTGEGRTLYRRVTEMLRSAEAGFNEINANTQEPVGALRVSVPAFLAISDLSTAMAAFIKRYPNVALSLFYSDRRVEIIENGFDLAIKAGSLSDSAMMSRKLGSIPRALVAGAEYAGSRPVPTRPADLEDWDWVRYQQRPDTIELTLDNGKSEKVSGQSQIEVDSANALYHFALQNMGATVLPENLAAQSVASGALVRLLPQWRLPEVALNAVWPDSSRRENLTLLFVRFLAGELGH, from the coding sequence GTGATTGATCACCTGAAGCACATGGCCGTCTTTGCGCGGGTCGTCGACAAAGGATCTTTCCGCGCGGCGGCGCGAGATATTGGCGTAGCCCCGTCGCGCGTCAGCCAGACGATCACCGATCTTGAAAGTTACCTCGGCACAACGTTGCTATACCGCACGACGCGGAAGCTTGCGCTGACGGGGGAGGGCAGAACGCTTTATAGGCGCGTCACCGAAATGTTGCGCAGCGCCGAAGCCGGGTTCAATGAAATCAACGCTAACACACAAGAACCGGTCGGCGCGCTGCGCGTATCAGTCCCGGCATTTTTGGCCATATCCGATCTCTCAACCGCCATGGCCGCATTCATCAAGCGGTACCCGAACGTGGCCCTGTCATTGTTCTATAGCGACCGCAGGGTTGAAATCATTGAAAACGGATTCGATCTTGCCATCAAAGCGGGTTCGCTTTCGGACAGCGCGATGATGTCTCGCAAACTGGGCAGCATCCCGCGTGCGCTGGTTGCAGGTGCCGAATACGCCGGCTCCCGCCCGGTTCCCACCCGGCCCGCCGATCTGGAAGACTGGGACTGGGTCCGATACCAGCAGCGGCCTGACACGATCGAGCTGACTTTGGACAATGGCAAGTCCGAAAAGGTCAGCGGGCAGTCGCAGATTGAGGTCGACAGCGCCAACGCGCTCTATCATTTCGCGCTGCAAAACATGGGTGCGACGGTCCTGCCGGAGAACCTGGCTGCGCAATCTGTCGCGTCCGGCGCACTGGTCCGGCTGCTGCCTCAGTGGCGGCTGCCCGAAGTTGCTCTGAATGCGGTTTGGCCGGACTCTTCGCGGCGCGAGAACCTGACATTGCTTTTTGTTCGGTTTTTGGCCGGCGAACTTGGTCATTGA